From the genome of Nitrospinaceae bacterium, one region includes:
- a CDS encoding NAD(P)-dependent oxidoreductase, whose amino-acid sequence MAKRKRKKPVIGFIGLGLMGQAFSKNLIEDGHRVIGTDPQPKAAAKLKKIGGVPFATSREVAEEADYVFISVPNSKISIKASKGKNGFLAFAKSKTPALICDTTTADPEDSRQLAALCKKKGVDYIDGCISGHSENVENRVGLLIAGGPERAYKKIAPIFKKLLDDQLYCGPSGQGAAMKVLINYLCCLQRCAIAETLRVGIRSGVKGDILFDALQRSAADSRQLRNRGERMYKRRFAKPVSTVTVLHKDIKLGMLLAKRSGSIAPLGDASLPFYEEALASGYGELDSAVVYKVYEDKEKKKKKHR is encoded by the coding sequence ATGGCGAAGCGTAAGAGAAAAAAACCGGTTATCGGTTTCATTGGTCTGGGATTGATGGGACAAGCTTTTTCTAAAAACCTAATCGAGGACGGACATCGCGTCATCGGCACAGATCCGCAACCTAAGGCTGCGGCAAAACTTAAAAAAATCGGCGGAGTGCCTTTCGCCACGTCCCGCGAGGTTGCCGAGGAGGCAGATTACGTCTTCATCTCCGTCCCCAATTCGAAAATATCCATCAAGGCCAGCAAGGGGAAAAATGGTTTTCTCGCTTTTGCCAAAAGCAAAACCCCTGCCCTTATATGCGACACGACGACAGCCGACCCAGAGGACAGCCGCCAGCTCGCCGCCTTGTGCAAGAAAAAGGGAGTTGATTACATCGACGGCTGCATCAGCGGACATAGTGAGAATGTCGAGAACCGGGTCGGCCTCCTCATCGCGGGCGGTCCCGAGCGAGCCTATAAAAAAATTGCCCCCATCTTCAAAAAACTTCTTGACGATCAGCTCTACTGCGGCCCCTCGGGCCAAGGCGCCGCGATGAAGGTGTTGATCAATTACCTGTGCTGCCTCCAGCGATGCGCCATCGCCGAAACGCTTCGTGTTGGCATTCGCTCGGGGGTAAAAGGAGACATCCTTTTCGACGCCCTCCAGCGCAGCGCAGCCGACAGCCGACAACTCCGCAACCGGGGGGAGCGAATGTATAAACGCCGCTTCGCGAAACCCGTTAGCACCGTCACCGTCCTCCATAAAGACATCAAGCTTGGCATGCTACTCGCCAAACGCAGCGGATCTATCGCCCCGCTGGGCGATGCCAGCCTTCCCTTCTACGAGGAAGCCCTCGCCTCGGGCTACGGGGAACTCGACAGCGCTGTTGTTTATAAAGTGTACGAAGACAAGGAAAAGAAGAAGAAAAAACACAGATAA
- a CDS encoding Gfo/Idh/MocA family oxidoreductase, producing the protein MPEQKPEIGIGLIGAGRMGSIRAHLASTHAVVNYLAIADIDLAKAEALAQQTEAAFFSDDNRAVIEHPDVDALIVSTPEGEHTDSICRALELGKPVLVEKPIALSLSDADRILKARAKSGADFFIGYTQRMRRRFLSIKEQIDAGRLGDVMSARMTIYNSRAVGRQVYLRSAHASPITDALTYMADMALWFFAPRKPVRVYAQAGSEVFSEHPEGLGDYGWAIVTFDDGAAVQMGSSWILPERWPAYVATIGMEIFGSDGSIAVDDSHKDVMMVTDKAIPSPYAPDSSVEVAFLGSQMPGDWALGDFYGPMREETRLFLEHVTTGRDVPLCDGETGRAVLELTLAMEKSAKAGGELIELPLES; encoded by the coding sequence ATGCCGGAGCAAAAACCTGAAATCGGAATTGGTCTGATCGGTGCGGGGCGCATGGGCTCGATACGTGCTCATTTGGCCTCAACACACGCTGTCGTGAATTATTTGGCGATAGCTGATATCGACCTGGCCAAGGCCGAGGCCCTTGCCCAGCAGACCGAGGCCGCGTTCTTCTCTGACGATAACCGTGCCGTTATCGAGCACCCGGATGTGGACGCCCTAATCGTCTCCACCCCGGAGGGGGAGCACACCGATTCCATTTGCCGGGCGCTTGAGCTCGGAAAGCCCGTTCTTGTGGAAAAACCTATTGCGCTCTCGCTCTCCGATGCCGATCGGATACTCAAGGCACGGGCTAAATCGGGTGCGGATTTCTTCATCGGCTATACCCAGCGGATGCGCCGTAGGTTTCTCTCCATCAAGGAGCAAATCGACGCAGGCAGGCTAGGCGATGTGATGTCGGCCCGGATGACGATTTACAACTCCCGCGCCGTCGGTCGGCAGGTCTACCTTCGCTCGGCCCACGCGAGCCCCATCACCGATGCGCTCACCTATATGGCCGACATGGCGCTGTGGTTCTTTGCGCCCCGAAAACCCGTTCGCGTTTATGCTCAGGCGGGAAGCGAGGTGTTCTCGGAGCATCCCGAGGGGTTGGGTGATTATGGCTGGGCCATTGTGACCTTCGATGACGGCGCGGCCGTCCAGATGGGCTCATCATGGATACTCCCGGAGCGCTGGCCCGCCTATGTGGCAACAATAGGCATGGAAATTTTCGGGAGCGATGGGTCGATTGCCGTGGATGATTCGCATAAGGACGTGATGATGGTGACGGATAAGGCGATTCCCTCGCCCTATGCGCCGGATTCCTCGGTTGAGGTGGCATTTCTCGGCTCACAGATGCCAGGTGACTGGGCGCTGGGAGATTTTTATGGCCCCATGAGGGAGGAGACGCGCCTGTTTCTTGAACATGTGACTACGGGCCGCGATGTTCCGCTTTGCGATGGCGAAACGGGCCGGGCGGTGCTTGAACTCACCCTCGCGATGGAGAAAAGCGCAAAGGCGGGCGGGGAACTCATCGAGCTTCCGCTGGAGTCTTAA
- a CDS encoding Gfo/Idh/MocA family oxidoreductase, which translates to MARDELGVGLIGAGRMGTIRAHLLSSSAMVDFLAISDIDLEKARGLAQQTEAAFFTDDNRDVIENPDVHAVIVSTPEGEHTEAICRALELGKPVFVEKPIALTLEEADRILEVKKGSEADLFIGYTQRLRRRFVSIKEHIDAGRLGEVMSARMSIYHPRADARQMIARSPGASPFVNSVAYVADMALWFFAPRRPVRVYAQSGGDILPGQQEGIGGYGWSIVTFEDGAAANLGVSWILPEKWPAYISSMAMEIFGRDGSVVVDDSHRNVMMVSDVGTPSSVEGMEVAFLGSMMPGDWAQGDFYGPMRDETRLFIDRVATGRDVPLCGAEAGRAVLELTLAMEQSARDGGTLVELPLKG; encoded by the coding sequence ATGGCTCGAGATGAGTTAGGGGTCGGGCTGATTGGGGCCGGACGCATGGGCACGATACGCGCCCACCTTCTCTCCTCAAGCGCGATGGTCGATTTTTTGGCCATCTCGGACATCGACCTGGAAAAGGCCAGAGGGCTAGCCCAGCAGACAGAGGCCGCGTTTTTCACTGACGATAACCGTGACGTGATCGAGAATCCGGACGTCCATGCCGTTATTGTCTCAACGCCCGAGGGCGAACACACAGAGGCAATCTGCCGGGCGCTGGAGCTTGGAAAGCCCGTATTTGTCGAGAAGCCAATTGCGCTGACACTCGAGGAGGCTGACCGGATACTGGAAGTAAAAAAAGGATCCGAGGCCGACCTTTTCATCGGCTACACCCAGCGCTTGAGGCGACGATTTGTCTCGATCAAGGAGCACATAGATGCCGGGCGCCTGGGCGAGGTAATGTCGGCCAGGATGTCGATTTATCACCCCCGGGCCGACGCGCGGCAGATGATTGCCCGCTCTCCCGGGGCGAGCCCGTTTGTAAACTCAGTCGCCTACGTTGCGGATATGGCGCTTTGGTTCTTTGCCCCGCGTAGACCGGTTCGCGTGTATGCCCAGTCGGGCGGCGATATTTTGCCGGGCCAGCAAGAAGGCATCGGCGGCTATGGCTGGTCCATCGTCACCTTCGAGGACGGCGCGGCAGCGAACCTGGGTGTTTCATGGATTTTGCCCGAAAAGTGGCCAGCTTATATCTCCTCGATGGCGATGGAGATTTTTGGCCGCGATGGTTCTGTTGTCGTTGATGATAGTCACCGCAACGTGATGATGGTCTCGGACGTTGGGACACCCTCATCCGTAGAGGGGATGGAGGTGGCTTTTCTCGGCTCGATGATGCCTGGCGATTGGGCGCAGGGAGATTTTTACGGTCCCATGAGGGATGAAACGCGTCTGTTCATCGATCGGGTGGCGACGGGCCGCGATGTCCCGCTCTGCGGGGCCGAGGCGGGCCGGGCTGTTTTGGAGTTGACGTTGGCGATGGAGCAAAGCGCGCGCGATGGCGGCACTCTCGTTGAGCTTCCGCTGAAAGGATAA
- a CDS encoding Gfo/Idh/MocA family oxidoreductase yields MAVKKIGVGIIGSGRMGRLRANLVAGDPRTGFLALSDADGARAAEIAGEVKANFHSDDNEAVLTHPDVEAVIVSTPEHAHADPVVRALELGKIVLVEKPIDLSLEAADRILDAVKRYNGDLHVGYTQRLRRRYLNAKEQISQGRLGKLLTARMCLYNPQSNAKEIYARSPHASPVTDTLTYVVDIGLWYFEGRRPVKVYAQGGSKIFPHPNNVGDWAWAIVTLDDGSNISFGCSWIFPDNWPAHITTMGMDIMGSDGAIVIDDSHKDVILATSKGVPSPYAPDASSNVVFLESMMAGDWSLGEFWGPMRDETRLFLEHAATGRAIPNTTPDEARQTLEVTLAIEQSARENRPIDLPLV; encoded by the coding sequence ATGGCGGTGAAGAAAATTGGCGTAGGAATCATAGGCAGTGGACGCATGGGCCGCCTTCGGGCGAATCTTGTGGCGGGCGATCCGAGGACGGGTTTTCTCGCGCTCTCGGATGCCGACGGTGCTCGCGCCGCTGAAATTGCCGGCGAGGTGAAGGCTAATTTTCACTCCGACGACAATGAGGCCGTACTTACCCACCCGGATGTCGAGGCGGTGATCGTCTCAACGCCAGAGCACGCCCATGCCGATCCAGTGGTGCGCGCGCTTGAGCTTGGTAAAATCGTTCTTGTCGAAAAACCCATCGATCTTTCGCTTGAGGCGGCCGACCGCATACTCGATGCTGTTAAGCGCTACAACGGCGATTTGCACGTTGGCTACACCCAGCGCCTGCGGCGCCGCTACCTGAACGCCAAGGAGCAGATCAGCCAAGGCCGCCTCGGCAAGCTCCTCACCGCCCGGATGTGCCTCTACAACCCGCAGTCCAACGCCAAGGAGATTTACGCCCGCTCCCCGCACGCGAGCCCGGTGACGGACACGCTCACTTATGTCGTGGACATTGGTCTTTGGTATTTCGAGGGAAGACGCCCGGTCAAGGTATACGCCCAGGGAGGAAGCAAGATTTTCCCTCACCCAAACAACGTGGGCGACTGGGCCTGGGCTATTGTTACGCTAGACGATGGAAGCAACATCTCTTTTGGCTGCTCGTGGATTTTCCCGGACAACTGGCCTGCTCATATCACCACAATGGGGATGGACATCATGGGCAGCGACGGGGCCATCGTCATCGATGATTCGCACAAGGATGTGATTCTGGCGACGAGCAAGGGGGTGCCCTCGCCGTATGCGCCCGATGCCTCCTCGAACGTGGTGTTTCTGGAGTCGATGATGGCCGGAGATTGGTCGCTGGGTGAGTTCTGGGGACCGATGCGGGATGAGACGCGGCTATTCTTAGAGCACGCCGCCACTGGCCGCGCCATTCCCAACACCACACCCGATGAGGCTCGGCAGACGCTTGAGGTCACTCTGGCCATCGAGCAGAGCGCCCGGGAGAATCGGCCGATAGACCTGCCACTCGTCTGA
- a CDS encoding VOC family protein: protein MIIKGVHHLALAVRSLKEAEAFYTNILGGEVIHRHGDTDFEKEAERTPQVWVKLGTLIFALNGSTPEVPEGHFVHWAMEAEFKEIDDWLDTFKRENIKYYGPFGHGGLGLISIYFHDPTGYLLEIALDAGDWEMAKAEVKKRGGLFGNTQATYDPEDWEYEND from the coding sequence ATGATAATAAAGGGCGTTCACCACCTTGCACTCGCGGTGCGAAGCCTTAAAGAGGCCGAGGCTTTTTACACGAATATTTTGGGCGGCGAGGTAATTCATCGCCACGGCGACACTGACTTTGAAAAAGAGGCGGAACGAACCCCACAAGTATGGGTCAAACTGGGCACCCTCATTTTCGCCCTGAACGGCTCGACCCCAGAGGTGCCCGAGGGCCATTTCGTTCACTGGGCGATGGAAGCTGAGTTCAAAGAAATCGACGATTGGCTGGACACCTTCAAGCGAGAGAACATTAAATACTACGGCCCCTTCGGCCACGGCGGGCTCGGCCTCATCTCCATCTACTTTCACGATCCAACCGGTTATCTGCTCGAAATAGCTTTAGACGCAGGGGATTGGGAAATGGCCAAGGCCGAGGTGAAAAAACGAGGCGGCCTTTTCGGAAACACCCAGGCGACATACGACCCCGAGGACTGGGAATACGAGAACGACTAG
- a CDS encoding aminopeptidase P family protein, whose translation MVTDPRFIPRPGRVGGPAASFTLAERDRRWAATRAEMDARGIDCLVIAGRGYNTGGNVRWLDNGDYGERSLVFPRKGDPMTFWLLQNWGKWYSECCWEGVRYRGHEGKVSIVASEAISELGYQNGRIGIVGLIGGGYAAEGAIPYMTYKNLQRLLPGAEFCDATDILTRLRMFKGPEEIAMLEKASEMANVEIDTVLRHARPGVRESELCMEVTCAGLRAGSELGRDHWTLLNTGKGYPVNHRPTDRVLRSGEVLHVGHYARYGGYWSHPHTSVSLGPLPEEYKPLRDAVYEAVQNTIEVLKPGTPWSEVDRVSDAPILSRGYNHEIPQVHGTGVDGIEPPATTIVAGEIPREMPWRERKVEGSLEDNEEWRELAGERYKFMKELTVEVGMSLAIEVKAAHEDRIFLEFGPQVIIEENGPRILTPDAMDVIEL comes from the coding sequence ATGGTAACTGACCCGAGATTTATTCCCAGGCCGGGGCGCGTGGGCGGCCCAGCCGCCTCGTTCACCCTGGCCGAGCGCGACCGCCGGTGGGCGGCCACGCGGGCGGAGATGGATGCCCGGGGGATTGACTGTCTCGTCATTGCCGGACGCGGATATAACACGGGCGGAAACGTGCGCTGGCTCGACAACGGCGACTATGGCGAGCGGAGCCTGGTCTTTCCCCGTAAAGGCGACCCGATGACTTTCTGGCTTCTTCAGAACTGGGGCAAATGGTACTCCGAGTGCTGCTGGGAGGGGGTCCGCTACCGGGGGCACGAGGGAAAAGTCAGTATCGTCGCCTCCGAGGCGATCTCGGAGCTGGGCTATCAAAATGGAAGAATCGGAATCGTCGGCCTCATCGGCGGGGGGTACGCTGCCGAGGGGGCAATCCCCTACATGACCTATAAAAATCTTCAGCGTCTCCTGCCGGGAGCCGAGTTTTGTGATGCCACGGACATTCTCACGCGGTTGCGTATGTTCAAGGGCCCCGAGGAGATCGCGATGCTTGAGAAGGCCTCGGAGATGGCAAACGTCGAGATCGACACAGTGCTTCGTCATGCGCGGCCCGGGGTGCGCGAGAGTGAGTTGTGCATGGAGGTGACATGCGCCGGGCTCAGGGCAGGGAGCGAGCTTGGTCGGGACCACTGGACCCTTCTCAACACTGGGAAGGGTTATCCTGTCAATCACCGGCCCACAGATAGGGTGTTGCGCTCGGGCGAGGTTCTCCATGTCGGACATTACGCCAGATACGGAGGCTATTGGAGCCACCCGCATACTTCGGTCTCCCTAGGCCCGCTTCCCGAGGAATACAAACCCCTGCGCGATGCGGTTTATGAGGCGGTCCAGAACACGATTGAAGTGCTAAAGCCTGGGACCCCCTGGAGCGAAGTGGACCGGGTGTCGGATGCCCCTATCCTTAGCCGGGGCTACAATCACGAAATCCCCCAGGTGCATGGAACCGGTGTGGATGGAATCGAGCCGCCGGCGACGACCATCGTGGCTGGTGAGATACCCCGGGAAATGCCCTGGCGCGAGCGGAAGGTCGAGGGCTCGCTTGAGGATAACGAGGAGTGGCGTGAGTTGGCCGGGGAGCGCTACAAATTTATGAAAGAGCTTACGGTTGAGGTGGGCATGTCGCTAGCAATTGAGGTGAAAGCCGCCCATGAGGACCGGATATTCCTTGAGTTTGGCCCTCAGGTCATTATTGAGGAAAATGGGCCGCGCATCCTCACGCCGGATGCGATGGACGTGATTGAGCTCTAA
- a CDS encoding site-2 protease family protein, producing MFDTDYIQRLTIALPAILFALTLHEVAHGWVADKLGDPTARFMGRLSLNPLVHLDPMGTLAFALSMMAGIGFGWAKPVPVDARNLRNPRRGMMWVALAGPVTNFVLAIASLLIFIGVRQAGLATGYIGRPVAMMLLAAFQVNTGLAAFNLIPVLPFDGGRILMGVLPRRWAWYYGQSEGYGFFIVLGLILTGGLHWIMGPIYRTLLLAEQVFAGNILRMLNIF from the coding sequence TTGTTCGATACCGATTACATCCAGAGGCTGACGATTGCCCTTCCAGCAATTCTTTTTGCGCTCACACTTCATGAGGTGGCGCATGGCTGGGTGGCCGACAAACTGGGTGACCCGACGGCCCGCTTCATGGGGCGGTTGAGCCTAAACCCGCTGGTCCACCTTGACCCGATGGGAACGCTCGCCTTTGCCCTCTCGATGATGGCGGGGATTGGATTCGGGTGGGCAAAGCCCGTGCCGGTGGACGCTCGAAACCTGCGGAATCCGCGCCGGGGAATGATGTGGGTGGCGCTGGCAGGGCCGGTGACGAATTTTGTTCTGGCCATCGCCAGTTTGTTGATTTTCATTGGTGTTCGGCAGGCTGGGCTCGCCACCGGCTATATTGGTCGGCCCGTCGCGATGATGCTTCTGGCGGCCTTTCAGGTGAACACTGGATTGGCGGCTTTCAACCTGATACCGGTGCTTCCCTTTGATGGAGGACGCATTTTGATGGGTGTCCTGCCTCGTCGGTGGGCCTGGTATTATGGCCAGAGCGAGGGCTATGGGTTTTTTATCGTCTTGGGGCTTATCCTTACCGGTGGTTTACACTGGATCATGGGACCGATATACAGAACACTTCTTCTTGCCGAGCAGGTATTCGCCGGGAACATTTTACGAATGTTAAATATTTTTTGA